One window of Mesorhizobium sp. PAMC28654 genomic DNA carries:
- a CDS encoding MFS transporter, whose amino-acid sequence MTISVKNRTSIDPEQGGESTPLIAIASVIVSMALIAVGNGLMFAYIPVRLGAEGFDPTWAGLIITGLSAGGLAGCILTGPLVQRVGHARVFMVLSALIALANAAVGAGPHPLVWIAARALYGFAICGLFIVAQSWLNDAVANAIRGRVMAFFYVAYVAGLGVGYATLALVDIKTADAPLIGIVFTALSILPVGLTRLAQPPAPQAASVALVRAWRISPVGVAGMLAVGGLSMAIAGFAPIHATAKGYSQADVALLLSAMPVGTLILQIPLGWISDRTDRRYVLMAASMLAMAAGFLALAFDGGALAALVVIYIIWDGASESIYSLSSAHAADRAGKDDMVALSSSLLFAWSLAGFIVPGIITALSAIYGTQAFIYVAIVIAAAFCLFVLWRVVTTQAVPAAETGTFAPMTAQAPLPVELAFAPEEHARHRDS is encoded by the coding sequence ATGACGATATCCGTGAAAAACCGCACCAGCATTGATCCGGAACAGGGTGGCGAATCCACGCCTCTGATCGCCATTGCCAGCGTTATCGTGTCGATGGCGCTGATCGCGGTCGGCAACGGGCTGATGTTCGCCTACATCCCGGTCCGTCTCGGTGCCGAGGGATTCGATCCGACCTGGGCCGGGCTGATCATTACCGGCCTTTCCGCCGGTGGTCTTGCCGGCTGTATCCTGACCGGACCGCTGGTGCAAAGGGTGGGGCACGCCCGCGTCTTCATGGTGCTGTCGGCGCTGATCGCCTTGGCCAATGCCGCTGTCGGCGCCGGCCCGCATCCACTTGTGTGGATTGCCGCCCGCGCGCTCTACGGCTTCGCCATATGCGGCCTGTTCATCGTCGCGCAAAGCTGGCTGAACGACGCCGTCGCCAATGCCATACGCGGCAGGGTGATGGCTTTCTTCTACGTCGCCTATGTCGCGGGACTCGGCGTCGGCTATGCGACTTTGGCTCTTGTCGACATCAAGACAGCGGATGCGCCGCTGATCGGCATCGTCTTCACGGCATTGTCGATCCTCCCCGTCGGGCTGACCCGGCTTGCCCAGCCGCCGGCGCCGCAGGCAGCATCCGTTGCACTGGTGCGCGCCTGGCGCATCTCTCCCGTGGGCGTCGCCGGCATGCTTGCCGTCGGCGGCCTGTCCATGGCGATTGCCGGTTTCGCGCCGATCCATGCCACGGCCAAGGGGTACAGCCAGGCCGATGTGGCGCTGCTGCTTTCGGCGATGCCGGTCGGCACGCTTATCCTGCAGATTCCACTCGGCTGGATTTCGGACCGCACCGATCGTCGCTATGTGCTGATGGCCGCCTCGATGCTCGCCATGGCCGCGGGCTTCCTTGCGCTGGCATTCGATGGCGGGGCGTTGGCGGCGCTGGTGGTCATCTACATCATCTGGGACGGCGCGTCGGAATCGATCTATTCGCTCTCCAGCGCCCATGCCGCCGATCGCGCCGGCAAGGACGATATGGTGGCGCTGTCCAGTTCTCTTTTGTTTGCCTGGTCGCTGGCGGGTTTCATCGTGCCGGGCATCATCACCGCGCTTTCGGCCATCTATGGAACGCAGGCCTTCATCTATGTGGCCATTGTCATCGCCGCCGCCTTCTGCCTGTTCGTTTTGTGGCGCGTGGTCACGACGCAGGCTGTTCCCGCCGCCGAGACCGGTACGTTCGCGCCGATGACTGCGCAGGCGCCCCTGCCGGTGGAGCTCGCCTTCGCGCCCGAGGAGCATGCCCGGCACAGGGACAGTTGA
- a CDS encoding GNAT family N-acetyltransferase, which yields MVAEAEDTDDESYAIDCPALVTERLVMRAPREDDIAQLVELADNRHVAQMLARMPHPYGEAEARAFLAMTKSRRAGVAYALTLAGSDTFVGCAGLNTTDRGLELGYWIGEPHWKRGYATEAAHALVDLAFQKTTIQVLHASTRVINPASRRVIHKCGFQYAGQGMLNSIVAGQVPVERYRLDRKTWTSLRSWRSS from the coding sequence ATGGTTGCTGAAGCTGAAGACACCGACGACGAAAGTTACGCGATAGACTGCCCTGCGCTGGTCACCGAGCGGCTGGTGATGCGTGCGCCGCGCGAAGACGACATCGCGCAACTGGTCGAACTCGCTGACAACCGCCACGTCGCACAAATGCTGGCCCGCATGCCGCACCCCTATGGCGAGGCCGAGGCGCGTGCCTTCCTCGCCATGACAAAGTCGCGCCGTGCCGGCGTCGCCTATGCCTTGACGCTGGCAGGCAGCGACACATTCGTCGGCTGCGCCGGCCTCAACACCACCGATCGCGGGCTGGAACTCGGCTACTGGATCGGCGAGCCCCACTGGAAGCGTGGCTATGCGACGGAGGCCGCGCATGCGCTGGTCGATCTCGCTTTCCAGAAGACGACGATCCAGGTGCTGCATGCCTCGACGCGGGTCATCAATCCGGCCTCGCGCCGGGTCATCCACAAGTGCGGCTTCCAGTATGCGGGACAGGGCATGCTGAATTCGATCGTCGCCGGCCAGGTGCCGGTCGAGCGCTACCGGCTCGACAGGAAGACCTGGACCAGCCTGAGGTCATGGCGGTCAAGCTGA
- the obgE gene encoding GTPase ObgE, which translates to MKFLDQAKVYIRSGDGGAGSVSFRREKFIEFGGPDGGDGGRGGDVWLEAVNGLNTLIDYRYQQHFKAKTGIHGMGRNMTGAKGADVTLKVPAGTQVFEEDNETLICDLTVVGQRFLLAKGGNGGFGNQHFKTSTNQAPRRANPGLPGEELNIWLRLKLIADAGLVGLPNAGKSTFLAAVTAAKPKIADYPFTTLHPGLGVARIDAREFVIADIPGLIEGAHEGVGIGDRFLGHVERTRVLLHLVSAQEENPGKAYKTVRAELEAYGNGLTDKVEIVALSQVDTLDADARKKKVASLKRAAGRAPMLLSAVTGEGVETVLRALMSVVAEARDKIAAPVETRWDK; encoded by the coding sequence ATGAAATTTCTAGATCAAGCCAAGGTTTACATACGCTCCGGCGACGGCGGCGCCGGTTCGGTGTCGTTCCGGCGCGAAAAATTCATCGAGTTCGGCGGACCCGACGGCGGCGACGGCGGGCGGGGCGGCGATGTCTGGCTGGAAGCGGTCAACGGGCTGAACACGCTGATCGACTATCGCTACCAGCAGCATTTCAAGGCCAAGACCGGCATTCACGGCATGGGCCGCAACATGACCGGCGCCAAGGGCGCCGATGTCACGCTGAAAGTGCCGGCGGGAACGCAGGTGTTCGAGGAAGACAACGAAACGCTGATCTGCGACCTGACAGTGGTCGGCCAGCGCTTCCTGCTGGCCAAGGGCGGCAATGGCGGCTTTGGCAACCAGCATTTCAAGACCTCGACCAACCAGGCGCCGCGCCGTGCCAATCCCGGCCTGCCGGGCGAAGAGCTCAACATCTGGCTGCGGCTGAAGCTGATCGCCGATGCCGGGCTGGTCGGGCTGCCCAATGCCGGCAAGTCGACTTTCCTGGCGGCCGTCACCGCGGCCAAGCCGAAGATCGCCGACTATCCGTTCACCACGCTGCATCCCGGCCTTGGCGTTGCGCGCATCGATGCGCGCGAATTCGTCATCGCCGATATTCCCGGTTTGATCGAAGGCGCGCATGAGGGCGTCGGCATCGGCGACCGGTTCCTCGGCCATGTCGAGCGCACGCGCGTGCTGCTGCATCTGGTCTCGGCGCAGGAGGAAAATCCCGGCAAGGCCTACAAGACCGTGCGCGCCGAACTCGAAGCCTATGGCAATGGCCTCACCGACAAGGTCGAGATCGTGGCGCTTTCCCAGGTCGATACGCTCGATGCCGATGCGCGCAAGAAGAAGGTCGCGTCCCTGAAGCGCGCCGCCGGCCGCGCGCCGATGCTGTTGTCCGCCGTCACCGGCGAAGGTGTCGAGACGGTGCTGCGGGCGCTGATGTCGGTGGTGGCCGAAGCGCGCGACAAGATCGCGGCGCCGGTCGAGACGCGCTGGGACAAGTAG
- a CDS encoding nicotinate-nucleotide adenylyltransferase, giving the protein MPHAEKGLAVGLFGGSFNPPHAGHALVAEIALRRLALDQLWWMVTPGNPLKSVRELAPLAERLQLSEQIAKNPKIKVTAFEAAHHVRYTADTLALVKARNPGVDFVWIMGADSLRDFHRWQRWRQIVMTFPIAVIDRPGATLSFLSSVVAKTFDYARVDEGDAPRLARMKAPAWTFIHGPRSSLSSSAIRKMAKE; this is encoded by the coding sequence ATGCCGCATGCCGAAAAGGGGCTGGCCGTCGGCCTGTTCGGCGGCTCGTTCAATCCGCCGCATGCCGGCCACGCGCTGGTCGCCGAGATCGCGCTGCGGCGTCTGGCGCTTGATCAGTTGTGGTGGATGGTGACGCCTGGCAATCCGCTGAAAAGCGTACGGGAACTGGCGCCGCTGGCGGAGCGGCTGCAACTGTCGGAGCAGATCGCCAAGAACCCGAAGATCAAGGTCACCGCCTTCGAAGCCGCCCATCATGTCCGCTACACCGCCGATACGCTGGCGCTGGTCAAGGCGCGCAATCCCGGTGTCGATTTCGTCTGGATCATGGGTGCGGACTCGCTGCGTGACTTCCACCGCTGGCAACGCTGGCGCCAGATCGTCATGACCTTCCCGATCGCCGTCATCGACCGTCCTGGAGCGACACTGTCGTTCCTGTCGTCGGTCGTCGCCAAGACCTTCGACTATGCGCGCGTCGATGAAGGCGATGCGCCGCGTCTTGCCCGGATGAAGGCGCCGGCCTGGACGTTCATCCACGGCCCGCGCTCATCGCTGTCGTCGAGCGCGATCCGGAAGATGGCGAAGGAGTGA
- a CDS encoding endonuclease/exonuclease/phosphatase family protein: MKVVTYNIQYGIGLDGQYDVERIADAVRGADVIALQEVTRNNPRNSGRDMVAELGEALPDYFAVYGSNFEANIGSRIENGRAVTTTFQLGNMVLSKTPIHLSRNLLLPRSRSFEVMNFQRGALEALIETPLGFIRFYSIHLDHRSPVERASQIQFLRQRLLNYALEGGALSGVAEIGLPELPHPEAFVAMGDFNMLAASPEYVELAGRPDHEFGMPLTADFAVDAALRLNVADLATWVDPKRPEDASRHKRIDYVFTSASLARSLKRLWVDRQAAGSDHLPVWIELA, from the coding sequence ATGAAGGTCGTAACCTACAATATCCAGTACGGCATCGGCCTCGACGGACAATACGACGTCGAGCGCATTGCGGACGCCGTGCGCGGCGCTGACGTCATCGCGCTGCAGGAGGTGACCCGCAACAACCCCAGGAACAGCGGACGCGACATGGTGGCCGAACTGGGGGAGGCGCTGCCGGACTATTTCGCCGTCTATGGCAGCAATTTCGAGGCCAATATCGGTTCGCGCATCGAGAACGGCCGCGCTGTCACCACGACCTTCCAGCTCGGCAACATGGTTCTGTCGAAGACGCCCATTCATCTGTCGCGCAATCTGCTTCTGCCGCGCAGCCGCAGCTTCGAGGTCATGAATTTCCAGCGCGGCGCGCTGGAGGCGCTGATCGAGACGCCGCTTGGTTTCATCCGCTTCTATTCCATTCATCTCGATCACCGCAGCCCGGTCGAACGCGCCAGCCAGATCCAGTTCCTGCGCCAGCGCCTGCTGAACTATGCGCTCGAAGGCGGCGCGCTGTCCGGCGTCGCCGAGATCGGCCTGCCGGAATTGCCCCATCCCGAAGCCTTTGTCGCCATGGGCGATTTCAACATGCTGGCTGCTTCACCCGAATATGTCGAACTCGCCGGTCGGCCCGACCATGAATTCGGCATGCCGCTGACCGCCGACTTTGCCGTTGATGCCGCTCTGCGCCTCAACGTGGCTGATCTCGCCACCTGGGTCGATCCCAAACGGCCCGAGGATGCCAGCCGCCACAAGCGCATCGACTACGTCTTCACCAGTGCTTCGCTTGCCCGCTCGCTGAAGCGCCTTTGGGTGGACCGGCAAGCCGCCGGCTCCGACCATTTGCCGGTCTGGATCGAACTGGCCTGA
- a CDS encoding mechanosensitive ion channel family protein, producing MPIDPQNALLTVQAGLAQLSTLIVSYAFSAIGAVILLVVGYIVAGLAERSIFAGLGHIHGFDATLRHFFSKIVRYAILILVTIMVLGQFGVQTASIIAAIGAIGLAIGLALQGTLQNIAAGIMLLALRPFRIGESVEVGSIAGTVEEIGLFATSLRTADGIYVLAPNSTLWNQPVRNFTRNGVRRGDVTLSIGSWNDIDRAQKTLLAIAAAERRVKRDPAPIAFVATLGDSTVSIALRYWTLSADFFATQTDLTKRAKQEFDSEGISIPLPPPEAPQPEARRQ from the coding sequence ATGCCGATCGACCCGCAAAACGCCCTCCTCACCGTCCAGGCCGGCCTCGCGCAGCTCTCAACGCTGATCGTCTCCTACGCCTTCTCGGCCATCGGCGCCGTCATCCTGCTGGTTGTGGGCTACATCGTCGCCGGCCTTGCGGAGCGCTCCATCTTCGCCGGCCTCGGCCACATCCACGGCTTCGACGCGACGTTGCGGCATTTCTTCTCGAAGATCGTCCGCTATGCCATCCTCATCCTCGTCACCATCATGGTACTCGGCCAGTTCGGCGTGCAGACCGCGTCGATCATCGCCGCGATCGGCGCCATTGGCCTGGCCATCGGGCTGGCGCTGCAGGGCACGCTGCAGAACATCGCCGCGGGCATCATGTTGCTGGCGCTGCGGCCGTTCCGCATTGGCGAATCCGTCGAGGTCGGTTCGATCGCTGGCACCGTCGAGGAGATCGGCCTGTTCGCGACAAGCCTGCGCACCGCCGACGGCATCTATGTTCTGGCGCCCAATTCGACGCTGTGGAACCAACCGGTGCGCAACTTCACCCGCAACGGCGTGCGTCGTGGCGACGTCACGCTCAGCATCGGCTCCTGGAACGACATCGACCGGGCACAGAAGACGCTGCTCGCCATTGCCGCCGCCGAGCGGCGGGTCAAGCGCGATCCCGCGCCCATCGCCTTCGTGGCGACCCTGGGCGACAGTACGGTCTCCATTGCCCTGCGCTACTGGACATTATCAGCGGATTTCTTCGCCACCCAGACCGATCTCACCAAGCGCGCCAAGCAGGAATTCGACTCAGAGGGCATTTCGATCCCGCTGCCACCACCGGAAGCGCCGCAACCGGAAGCGCGGAGGCAATAA
- the rsfS gene encoding ribosome silencing factor, producing the protein MVPSPAEISVNDAVSRAIKTVLVSLEDSKAENIVSIDIQRKSSLGDYMVVASGRSHRHVAAVADHLLKALKDAGLGTARVEGLAGADWVLIDSGDIIVHVFRPEVREFYNLEKMWQSPDLEEETRH; encoded by the coding sequence ATCGTGCCTTCGCCGGCCGAGATCAGCGTAAACGACGCCGTGTCTCGCGCCATCAAGACAGTCCTTGTCAGTCTGGAAGACTCCAAGGCCGAAAACATCGTCTCAATCGACATTCAGCGAAAATCGAGCCTCGGCGACTATATGGTCGTCGCATCGGGCCGATCGCATCGTCATGTCGCGGCTGTCGCCGATCATCTCCTCAAGGCGCTCAAGGATGCCGGTCTCGGCACGGCGCGCGTTGAAGGACTGGCAGGCGCCGACTGGGTCCTGATCGATTCCGGCGACATCATCGTCCATGTCTTCCGCCCCGAAGTTCGCGAATTCTACAATCTGGAAAAGATGTGGCAGTCGCCGGACCTAGAGGAAGAGACCCGCCACTGA
- the rlmH gene encoding 23S rRNA (pseudouridine(1915)-N(3))-methyltransferase RlmH — protein MKITVHAVGRMKAGPEKELADRYFERFAKSGPAVGLEFSGIAEIAEGRAQTANERRREEGQKLQTLLQQGTALILLDERGKGFSSEDFAGRIGLLRDGGRKAMVIAIGGADGHDQSLRDQADLVLSFGMMTWPHQLVRVMLGEQLYRAATILSGHPYHRS, from the coding sequence ATGAAGATTACCGTTCATGCCGTGGGCCGGATGAAAGCCGGCCCCGAGAAGGAGCTCGCCGACCGTTATTTCGAGCGCTTCGCCAAGAGCGGCCCTGCGGTCGGGCTGGAATTTTCCGGCATTGCCGAGATCGCGGAAGGTCGCGCCCAGACCGCCAATGAGCGCCGGCGCGAGGAAGGCCAGAAACTGCAGACCCTGCTGCAGCAGGGCACCGCGCTGATATTGCTCGATGAGCGCGGCAAGGGGTTCTCATCGGAAGATTTCGCCGGGCGTATCGGTCTGCTGCGCGACGGCGGCCGCAAGGCGATGGTCATCGCCATTGGCGGCGCCGATGGCCACGATCAATCGCTGCGCGATCAGGCCGACCTGGTATTGTCGTTCGGCATGATGACATGGCCGCACCAACTGGTCCGGGTCATGCTGGGCGAGCAACTCTACCGGGCCGCCACGATCCTGTCTGGCCATCCATACCATCGGTCGTGA
- a CDS encoding murein hydrolase activator EnvC family protein has product MSEHWKSRAGYWRTRCGVAVAAIVLSLGAVRAESTLDTAPDPDQSRAEYERVSKEITLSSERLAKLAADIAAVKKDHASITAALIQSAMTEQKLGQDIEDIGGKLEGLKDQEQKIRASLLARRDVLAEVLGALQRMGLNPPPAILVKPEDALSSVRSAILLGAVVPELRQQTDTLLADLKEQARVTASIEAERARLTAAVGDQVAEKKRLSMLLEAKQKLESDTETELAAEKQRSQDLAAKATSLKDLIASLETEADRNRKAAEAARQAAADAKATGDDKAGAPAELASLPVPEANRLTAATPFSTLQGQIGLPVTGKIKRKFGTDDGNGAVMQGDMVATQSGAIVTAPADGNVLYAGPFRSYGQLLILNAGDGYHVVLAGMSRISVATGQSVLAGEPVGAMAEARVASTSATKTFDATPELYVEFRKDGKPVDPTPWWADRFSGRT; this is encoded by the coding sequence ATGTCTGAACACTGGAAATCGAGAGCGGGCTATTGGCGCACGCGCTGCGGCGTGGCAGTGGCGGCTATCGTGCTGTCGCTCGGTGCGGTGCGGGCCGAGAGCACGCTTGACACGGCACCCGATCCGGACCAGAGCCGCGCCGAGTACGAGCGGGTGTCGAAGGAGATCACGCTGTCGTCCGAGCGGCTGGCCAAGCTTGCCGCCGACATCGCGGCGGTCAAGAAGGACCATGCCTCGATCACGGCGGCGCTGATCCAGTCGGCGATGACCGAGCAGAAGCTCGGCCAGGACATCGAGGACATCGGCGGCAAGCTGGAAGGGCTGAAGGACCAGGAGCAGAAGATCCGAGCCTCGCTGCTGGCGCGTCGCGACGTGCTGGCCGAGGTGCTCGGCGCCCTGCAGCGCATGGGGCTCAACCCGCCGCCGGCGATCCTGGTGAAGCCGGAGGACGCGCTGTCTTCGGTGCGCAGCGCCATCCTGCTGGGCGCCGTCGTGCCGGAACTGCGCCAGCAGACCGACACATTGCTGGCCGACCTCAAGGAGCAGGCGCGGGTGACGGCCTCGATCGAGGCCGAGCGGGCGCGGCTGACGGCGGCGGTCGGGGACCAGGTGGCCGAAAAGAAGCGATTGAGTATGCTGCTCGAGGCCAAGCAGAAGCTCGAATCGGACACGGAAACGGAACTGGCCGCCGAGAAGCAGCGATCCCAGGACCTTGCGGCCAAGGCCACCAGCCTGAAGGATTTGATTGCCTCGCTGGAAACCGAGGCTGACAGGAACCGCAAGGCGGCGGAGGCCGCGCGCCAGGCGGCGGCCGACGCCAAGGCGACCGGCGATGACAAGGCAGGGGCACCAGCGGAGCTCGCGTCGCTGCCTGTGCCGGAGGCCAATCGCCTTACGGCGGCAACGCCGTTTTCGACGCTGCAAGGGCAGATCGGGTTGCCGGTTACGGGCAAGATCAAGCGGAAGTTCGGCACCGATGACGGTAACGGCGCGGTGATGCAGGGCGACATGGTTGCGACACAATCCGGAGCCATCGTCACCGCGCCGGCGGATGGGAATGTACTTTATGCGGGGCCGTTTCGCTCTTACGGTCAACTCTTGATCCTGAACGCAGGTGACGGCTATCATGTCGTCCTGGCGGGGATGAGCAGAATCAGTGTCGCGACTGGCCAGTCAGTGCTCGCAGGAGAGCCGGTCGGCGCGATGGCAGAGGCCAGGGTGGCAAGCACCTCGGCGACGAAGACTTTCGATGCCACGCCGGAACTCTATGTAGAGTTCCGCAAGGATGGAAAACCCGTCGATCCGACCCCATGGTGGGCGGACCGTTTTTCTGGAAGGACGTGA
- the proB gene encoding glutamate 5-kinase: protein MQSLKKYRRITVKIGSALLVDRATGLKRDWLASLADDIAVLAAGGAEILVVSSGAIALGRTILGLGKRALKLEESQAAAAVGQIALAGAWSDALGKGGLKSGQILLTLGDTEERRRYLNARATISTLLKMKAVPVINENDTVATSEIRYGDNDRLAARVATMMGADLLVLLSDIDGLYTAPPARDPDAKFIPVVDRITPDIEAMAGAAASELSRGGMRTKLDAGKIATAAGTAMIITSGTRLSPLMAIERGERATFFRPSSNPVKGYKTWIAGQLEPAGRLTVDAGAIGALKSGKSLLPAGVKLVSGNFARGDTVAILSPEGREIARGLVAYDAADAVRIAGLKTAEIETVLGYEARSAMIHRDDLVVSFAGDQVPAADQVLAGGDISGG from the coding sequence ATGCAGTCGCTGAAGAAATACCGGCGCATCACCGTCAAGATCGGCTCGGCGTTGCTCGTCGACCGTGCGACAGGCCTGAAGCGCGACTGGCTGGCCTCGCTGGCTGATGACATCGCGGTGCTGGCCGCTGGCGGCGCCGAGATCCTCGTCGTGTCGTCCGGCGCCATTGCGCTTGGCCGCACCATTCTCGGCCTCGGCAAGCGGGCGCTGAAACTGGAGGAAAGCCAGGCGGCCGCCGCCGTTGGCCAGATCGCGCTGGCCGGTGCCTGGTCGGACGCGCTTGGCAAGGGTGGCCTGAAATCGGGCCAGATCCTGCTGACGCTCGGCGATACGGAAGAGCGCCGCCGCTACCTCAATGCGCGGGCGACGATCTCGACGCTGCTCAAGATGAAGGCGGTGCCGGTCATCAACGAGAACGACACGGTGGCAACCTCCGAAATCCGCTACGGTGACAATGACCGGCTGGCGGCGCGAGTCGCCACCATGATGGGCGCTGACCTCCTGGTGCTGCTTTCCGATATTGACGGCCTCTATACCGCGCCGCCGGCTCGCGACCCCGATGCCAAATTCATTCCGGTGGTCGATCGCATCACGCCGGACATCGAGGCGATGGCGGGTGCGGCGGCTTCCGAATTGTCGCGCGGCGGCATGCGGACAAAACTCGATGCCGGCAAGATCGCCACCGCCGCCGGAACGGCCATGATCATCACGTCGGGCACGCGCCTGTCGCCGCTGATGGCGATCGAGCGCGGCGAGCGAGCGACCTTCTTCCGGCCGAGCAGCAATCCGGTGAAGGGTTACAAGACCTGGATTGCCGGCCAGCTCGAACCGGCAGGGCGGCTGACCGTCGATGCCGGAGCCATCGGCGCGCTGAAGTCGGGCAAGTCCTTGCTCCCGGCCGGGGTCAAGCTGGTCAGCGGCAATTTCGCGCGTGGCGACACCGTGGCGATCCTGTCGCCCGAGGGCCGCGAGATCGCGCGCGGGCTGGTTGCCTATGATGCCGCCGATGCCGTAAGGATCGCTGGCCTGAAGACAGCCGAAATTGAAACCGTGCTTGGCTATGAGGCGCGTTCGGCGATGATCCACCGCGACGATCTTGTGGTGAGCTTTGCTGGTGACCAAGTACCGGCTGCCGACCAAGTACTGGCTGGTGGCGATATTAGCGGAGGATAA
- the rplU gene encoding 50S ribosomal protein L21: protein MFAVIKTGGKQYRVAANDLLKIEKVEANVGDIVEIGHVLAHGEGENVTFGAPFVEGALVTAEVVEQGKNRTVIAFKKRRRQNSRRKIGHRQLLTTVRISEILLDGAKPSKKAEGKSAPKKAAKAAETTEAAAPLFKAPKGEPDDLTVIKGIGPVAAKDLNEQGIITFAQLAKLSDKDVAKIDEHMPFSADQIKDWREQAKELAK, encoded by the coding sequence ATGTTCGCAGTCATTAAAACGGGCGGCAAGCAGTATCGCGTAGCCGCCAACGATCTCCTGAAGATCGAAAAAGTCGAAGCCAATGTCGGCGATATCGTCGAGATCGGCCACGTGCTCGCGCATGGCGAGGGCGAAAATGTCACGTTCGGCGCGCCGTTCGTGGAAGGCGCTTTGGTTACCGCCGAAGTCGTCGAGCAGGGCAAGAACCGCACCGTCATCGCTTTCAAGAAGCGCCGCCGGCAGAATTCGCGCCGCAAGATCGGCCATCGCCAGCTTTTGACCACCGTGCGGATCTCCGAGATCTTGCTGGATGGCGCCAAGCCGTCGAAGAAGGCCGAGGGAAAGTCTGCTCCGAAGAAGGCAGCCAAGGCCGCCGAGACAACTGAGGCAGCAGCGCCGTTGTTCAAGGCGCCGAAGGGCGAACCGGACGACCTGACCGTGATCAAGGGCATCGGCCCGGTCGCAGCCAAGGATCTGAACGAGCAGGGCATCATCACCTTCGCCCAGCTCGCCAAGCTGTCCGACAAGGATGTCGCCAAGATCGACGAGCACATGCCGTTCAGCGCCGACCAGATCAAGGACTGGCGTGAACAGGCCAAGGAATTGGCGAAGTAA
- the rpmA gene encoding 50S ribosomal protein L27: MAHKKAGGSSRNGRDSHSKRLGVKKFGGEAVIPGNIIIRQRGTTWHPGVNVGMGTDHTLFALETGAVTFNKKANGRTYVSVNPITKAAE, from the coding sequence ATGGCACACAAGAAAGCTGGCGGCTCGTCGCGCAACGGTCGCGACTCGCATTCCAAGCGTCTGGGCGTGAAGAAGTTCGGCGGCGAAGCCGTCATCCCGGGCAACATCATCATTCGTCAACGCGGCACCACGTGGCATCCCGGCGTCAATGTCGGCATGGGCACGGACCACACGCTTTTCGCGCTCGAAACCGGCGCCGTGACGTTCAACAAAAAAGCCAATGGCCGAACCTACGTATCGGTGAACCCGATTACCAAAGCCGCGGAGTAG